A region of Kribbella sp. NBC_01245 DNA encodes the following proteins:
- a CDS encoding MFS transporter: MSLSSTSPERTKTPIGRVVGASLVGTTVEWYDFFLYGVAASVVFGDLFFPKGEELTGTLLSFATFAVGFFARPFGGVVFGHFGDRLGRKNLLVLSLLMMGVATFAIGLLPTYAQVGALAPILLTVLRLIQGFALGGEWGGAVLIVSEHGDPKRRGYWASWPQAGAPAGQLIANGVLAALAAFQSEEAFDSWGWRIPFLLSAVLVLIGLWVRLRVEESPLFKAARDKAEPSKSERLPFIEVITKYPREVLTAMGARMAENVSYYIFTIVIATYAKEHLGLGKSFALNAVLIGAAIHFCAIPLWGALSDRIGRKPVYLIGAVGVGIWAFVFFLLVDTKNFGLAVLAVAVGLVLHGAMYGPQASFFTELFGTRVRYSGVSVGYQLASIIAGGLAPFIAVALLKAYDSGFAIAVYVAICAVVSVIAVTSYGETRQRDLATVDKG, from the coding sequence ATGTCCCTGTCGTCGACGAGTCCGGAGCGGACCAAGACCCCGATCGGCCGCGTGGTAGGCGCGAGCCTGGTCGGCACCACCGTGGAGTGGTACGACTTCTTCCTGTACGGCGTCGCCGCGAGCGTGGTGTTCGGCGATCTCTTCTTCCCGAAGGGGGAGGAGCTCACCGGCACGCTGCTGAGCTTCGCCACGTTCGCCGTCGGGTTCTTCGCGCGGCCATTCGGCGGCGTGGTGTTCGGCCACTTCGGCGACCGCCTCGGCCGCAAGAACCTGCTGGTGCTGTCGCTGCTGATGATGGGCGTCGCGACGTTCGCGATCGGCCTGCTGCCGACGTACGCGCAGGTCGGAGCGCTCGCGCCGATCCTGCTGACCGTCTTGCGGCTCATCCAGGGTTTCGCCCTCGGCGGCGAGTGGGGTGGCGCCGTGCTGATCGTGTCGGAACACGGTGATCCCAAGCGGCGCGGCTACTGGGCGTCCTGGCCGCAGGCGGGCGCACCGGCCGGCCAGTTGATCGCGAACGGCGTGCTGGCAGCGCTCGCGGCGTTCCAGAGTGAAGAGGCGTTCGACTCGTGGGGCTGGCGAATTCCGTTCCTGCTGTCTGCTGTCCTCGTCTTGATCGGGCTCTGGGTCCGCTTGCGCGTCGAGGAATCGCCCTTGTTCAAGGCGGCTCGCGACAAGGCTGAGCCATCCAAATCCGAACGTCTGCCGTTCATCGAGGTCATCACCAAGTACCCGCGCGAGGTGCTGACGGCAATGGGCGCGCGCATGGCCGAGAACGTCAGCTACTACATCTTCACGATCGTCATCGCGACGTACGCGAAGGAACACCTCGGTCTGGGCAAGTCGTTCGCGCTGAACGCCGTACTGATCGGTGCAGCCATCCACTTCTGCGCCATCCCACTCTGGGGAGCTCTGTCGGACAGGATCGGCCGTAAGCCCGTCTACCTGATAGGAGCGGTTGGCGTCGGCATCTGGGCGTTCGTGTTCTTCCTCCTGGTCGACACGAAGAACTTCGGCCTGGCGGTGCTGGCGGTCGCGGTCGGCCTGGTGTTGCACGGAGCCATGTACGGACCGCAGGCGTCGTTCTTCACCGAGCTCTTCGGCACGCGAGTGCGGTACTCGGGCGTGTCGGTCGGCTACCAGCTCGCGTCGATCATCGCCGGCGGCCTGGCACCGTTCATCGCGGTCGCGCTGCTGAAGGCGTACGACTCCGGCTTCGCCATTGCCGTGTACGTCGCGATCTGCGCGGTGGTGTCGGTCATCGCGGTCACGTCGTACGGCGAGACGCGGCAGCGGGACCTTGCCACCGTCGACAAGGGATAG
- a CDS encoding helix-turn-helix domain-containing protein yields MDEVALTLLRLLADDAPAAELAAAADRIAVEDPAARDLALRIRSGMDASKRRAAELSALVDVARELASSRDPGRVLDTIVHRARTLVGTDVAYLTLYDPDRGDTFMRATDGSVSAAFQQLRLPLGSGLGGLVAETYKPYWTADYPGDRRFRHTSTIDNAVGEEGLVAICGTPLIVDSSFVGVLFASNRTRRPFSRDEVSLLQSLAALAAVTLVQVRAATETADALTQLSVAHAGVEHAAAAHDRFAEIVLSGGDVDAIAAALAELLDVWVVLVDAHGNELANAGVPDQLDLSRLPALTNGRLTRFGDHWAITATAKGEPLGALVIGGVDDLPPADRRIVERAAVVTALVLLFRRQAAEQSRHAQADVLADALSGTADPAAVADRARLLGHDIPDRMVVAVCRGGADSRLPAALDDRVVLSGRYDGDLVLVLDLPSAVTGAAELAEPARRTGMTIGVTGPAALGEGLVAAHRQAARLVGTMTRLGRTARAAAPDDLGLAGLVGAETVDVAAHVAHVLGPLVDYDARRGTELVATLSAYFAASQSPTRAAAVLHLHPNTVQQRLDRITALLGDGWQHPDRALDLQVALRLRATL; encoded by the coding sequence GTGGACGAGGTGGCGCTGACCCTGCTGAGGTTGCTGGCCGACGATGCGCCGGCGGCGGAACTGGCTGCCGCCGCCGATCGCATCGCCGTCGAGGACCCGGCCGCGCGGGACCTGGCCCTCCGGATCCGTTCCGGGATGGACGCCAGCAAGCGCCGCGCGGCCGAGTTGTCGGCGCTGGTGGACGTCGCCCGGGAGCTGGCGTCGTCCCGCGACCCGGGCCGGGTGCTCGACACGATCGTGCACCGGGCCCGGACGCTGGTGGGCACGGACGTCGCCTACCTCACCCTGTACGACCCGGATCGCGGCGACACCTTCATGCGCGCGACCGACGGCTCGGTGTCGGCGGCATTCCAGCAGTTGCGCCTTCCGCTCGGCTCCGGTCTCGGTGGGTTGGTGGCCGAGACGTACAAGCCGTACTGGACGGCGGATTACCCGGGCGACCGGCGCTTCCGGCATACCTCGACCATCGACAACGCGGTGGGCGAGGAAGGGCTGGTGGCCATTTGCGGTACGCCGTTGATCGTCGACAGTTCCTTTGTGGGTGTGCTTTTCGCGTCCAACCGGACCAGGCGGCCGTTCAGCCGCGATGAGGTCTCGCTGCTCCAGTCGCTTGCCGCGCTGGCAGCGGTGACACTCGTGCAGGTTCGCGCAGCCACCGAGACGGCCGACGCGTTGACGCAGCTTTCCGTGGCCCACGCGGGTGTCGAACATGCCGCCGCCGCGCACGACCGATTCGCCGAAATCGTCTTGTCCGGTGGAGATGTGGACGCCATCGCCGCCGCCCTCGCCGAACTCCTGGACGTCTGGGTCGTCCTGGTAGATGCCCACGGCAATGAATTGGCCAACGCCGGGGTGCCGGACCAGCTGGACCTCAGCCGGTTGCCGGCGCTCACCAACGGACGACTGACCCGGTTCGGCGACCATTGGGCGATCACGGCGACCGCCAAGGGAGAACCCCTTGGTGCGTTGGTGATCGGTGGCGTCGACGATCTCCCACCAGCCGATCGCCGCATCGTCGAACGGGCCGCCGTCGTCACCGCGTTGGTACTCCTCTTCCGCCGCCAGGCCGCCGAGCAATCCCGCCACGCCCAGGCCGACGTACTCGCTGATGCCTTGAGCGGTACGGCGGACCCCGCCGCGGTGGCCGATCGCGCCCGCCTACTCGGCCACGACATCCCGGACCGCATGGTGGTGGCGGTCTGCCGCGGCGGCGCGGATTCGCGGCTGCCCGCCGCATTGGACGACCGGGTGGTGCTGTCCGGGCGGTACGACGGCGACCTGGTGCTGGTCCTCGATTTGCCTTCGGCCGTGACGGGTGCCGCCGAACTGGCCGAGCCGGCGCGTCGTACCGGAATGACGATCGGTGTGACCGGACCAGCGGCCTTGGGCGAAGGACTGGTGGCCGCGCATCGGCAGGCCGCGCGGTTGGTGGGCACGATGACGCGCCTCGGTCGTACGGCCCGGGCGGCAGCGCCCGACGACCTCGGCCTCGCGGGACTGGTCGGCGCCGAGACGGTCGACGTCGCCGCACACGTGGCCCACGTCCTCGGTCCGCTGGTCGACTATGACGCACGCCGTGGGACGGAACTCGTGGCCACGTTGAGCGCCTACTTCGCCGCAAGCCAGAGCCCCACCCGCGCGGCTGCCGTACTGCATCTCCACCCGAACACGGTCCAGCAACGCCTCGACCGCATCACCGCCCTCCTCGGCGACGGCTGGCAACACCCGGATCGCGCCCTAGACCTCCAAGTGGCGCTCCGCCTCCGCGCCACCCTCTGA
- a CDS encoding S8 family peptidase has protein sequence MREPVRALVAIGLIGGLLTLPPPSATAVAPAAPAATAAATVGPVSVGLSGTVTLITGDRVEVAPGAPPRVLPAAGRGLMRFRITTDAGRVRVVPLDAVGLLASGRLDPRLFDVTTLLESGYDDARSPHLPLIVQQAPGRARASLAGTSAWRELPGIAGFSVRESKRNSAAFWKSLRGGAGGRSLAPGVAKVWLNGIRRTSLDRSVPQIGVPAAWQEGFTGRGVTVAVLDSGIDAQHPDLAGRIAVAKNFVGGPDGDQVGHGTHVASTLTGTGAASGGAYRGAAPDVRLLDAKVCSADDGCPEDAILAGMEWAAAEQRAAVVSMSLGGPDAPGDDPLEQAVNTLSARHGTLFVIAAGNNGELGTGTIDSPGSAASALTVGAVDDDDVRAPFSGRGPTAGNYLLKPDVTAPGVEIVAAKASGTGPVGESYVAASGTSMATPHVAGAAAILLQQHPDWTGAQVKAALMAAAKPMPGASGFDQGAGRVDVARAIKQQVVASPTSAGFGLATWPHDDDPVQTKTITYRNSGSSAVTLDLDLRVPDMPAGLFGISPSRIVVPAGGTADATLTVDTKPATVPIGMFSGQLVATGEGGASDGLTVSTPIGVEKEAERYDVQVTTIGRDGKAPREHIAFFDRLGPCDIACGDYIYEAGTGSGKLRLPPGEYTVGDFSTVTGTDWTVLMHSVLEVRKDGAVVLDARRAKPVQMSVPKATARLMELNVVVARDMHRGAAAVLTYVQPGDAENPVFIGELGDPAPVPGDVVSVAYGRFAEPGPAGDFANSAYEYNLADYAMGRAHNGVQLNPRQREFAAVKASYAADTDEARVAATSHWARPAGVTLDYAVPPTGARELTARLPFQRTEFYLAKGLEWSSGLVTFSEPDRIVGTWLFSSERSTYQPGRTYLEDWNKGVLGPRLTQGPIWPNGLARGAQRAGDRLLVGLSLRSDNSPLHMNEPKFPAGSARLYRNGELVRDWPTAAYIGIDVPPGEASYRLESRLAVKGTQVSTKIDSAWTFRSAHVDGIASLPFLAVHFKPRLDERNRARAGELVIPISVQRQPGAPAVRVQALTVDVSTDDGQTWQSAKVVRAGDGWLARVTNPPGAAVSLRAVAKDAEGNQVEQTIIRGYRVS, from the coding sequence ATGCGAGAACCCGTGAGAGCGCTGGTCGCCATCGGCTTGATCGGTGGTCTGCTGACGCTCCCGCCGCCTTCGGCCACTGCCGTCGCCCCGGCGGCGCCTGCCGCCACGGCCGCCGCCACGGTGGGGCCCGTATCGGTTGGTTTGAGTGGGACGGTCACGCTGATCACCGGAGACCGCGTCGAGGTGGCACCCGGCGCCCCTCCGCGAGTCCTGCCCGCGGCGGGACGTGGGCTGATGCGCTTCCGGATCACCACGGACGCGGGCCGGGTGCGGGTCGTACCGCTGGATGCCGTCGGGCTGCTCGCGTCCGGCCGGCTCGACCCGCGGTTGTTCGACGTGACCACCCTGCTGGAGTCCGGGTACGACGACGCGCGGTCTCCGCACCTGCCGTTGATCGTGCAGCAGGCGCCGGGCCGGGCTCGCGCGAGCCTTGCCGGCACGAGTGCCTGGCGGGAATTGCCCGGCATCGCCGGCTTCTCCGTACGCGAGTCGAAGCGGAATTCGGCGGCCTTCTGGAAGTCGCTACGAGGTGGCGCGGGTGGCAGGTCGCTCGCGCCAGGAGTCGCGAAGGTCTGGCTGAACGGGATTCGCCGGACCAGCCTGGACCGAAGCGTGCCGCAGATCGGCGTACCGGCCGCCTGGCAGGAGGGATTCACCGGGCGAGGCGTCACGGTGGCGGTGCTCGACAGTGGTATCGACGCGCAGCATCCGGACCTGGCCGGCCGGATCGCCGTGGCGAAGAACTTCGTCGGCGGACCGGACGGTGACCAGGTCGGCCATGGCACCCACGTCGCCTCGACGTTGACCGGCACCGGCGCCGCGTCCGGTGGGGCCTACCGCGGAGCGGCGCCGGACGTCCGATTGCTCGATGCCAAGGTGTGCTCCGCCGACGACGGCTGTCCGGAGGACGCCATCCTGGCCGGGATGGAATGGGCCGCGGCCGAGCAGCGAGCAGCCGTGGTCAGTATGAGCCTCGGCGGGCCTGATGCGCCGGGTGACGATCCGCTCGAGCAGGCCGTCAACACCCTGTCGGCGCGGCACGGCACGCTCTTTGTCATTGCCGCAGGCAACAATGGCGAGCTCGGTACCGGCACAATCGACTCACCGGGCAGTGCGGCGTCCGCGCTCACGGTCGGCGCTGTCGACGATGACGACGTGCGCGCTCCGTTCAGTGGCCGAGGTCCGACGGCCGGGAACTATTTGCTGAAGCCCGACGTGACCGCTCCGGGTGTCGAGATCGTGGCGGCCAAGGCTTCAGGTACCGGTCCGGTTGGCGAGAGCTATGTCGCGGCGTCCGGGACCTCGATGGCGACGCCGCATGTCGCGGGTGCCGCGGCGATTCTGCTCCAGCAGCACCCGGACTGGACCGGCGCTCAGGTCAAGGCGGCCTTGATGGCAGCAGCCAAGCCGATGCCAGGGGCGTCCGGGTTCGACCAGGGGGCGGGCAGGGTCGATGTCGCCCGCGCGATCAAGCAGCAGGTGGTCGCGTCACCGACGAGTGCCGGTTTTGGTCTGGCTACGTGGCCGCACGACGACGATCCCGTGCAGACGAAGACCATCACCTATCGCAACAGCGGCAGTTCGGCGGTGACGTTGGACCTCGACCTACGTGTTCCGGATATGCCTGCTGGGCTCTTCGGGATCTCGCCGAGCCGGATCGTCGTACCGGCTGGTGGAACCGCTGATGCGACCCTCACCGTTGATACGAAACCGGCGACGGTACCGATCGGGATGTTCAGCGGCCAGCTCGTCGCGACGGGCGAAGGCGGGGCGAGTGACGGGCTGACGGTGAGTACGCCGATCGGGGTGGAGAAGGAGGCCGAGCGGTACGACGTCCAGGTGACGACCATCGGGCGCGACGGCAAGGCGCCTCGGGAACACATCGCCTTCTTCGATCGGCTCGGGCCATGCGATATCGCCTGTGGTGACTACATCTACGAAGCCGGGACCGGCTCGGGCAAGCTGCGCCTGCCGCCCGGGGAGTACACGGTTGGGGACTTCAGCACCGTGACCGGCACGGACTGGACCGTGCTGATGCACTCGGTGCTGGAGGTCCGGAAGGACGGCGCCGTCGTGCTGGACGCGCGCAGAGCGAAGCCGGTGCAGATGTCGGTGCCTAAGGCAACGGCCCGGCTGATGGAGTTGAACGTTGTAGTCGCGCGCGATATGCACCGAGGGGCGGCAGCCGTCCTGACCTACGTGCAGCCGGGTGACGCCGAGAACCCGGTCTTCATCGGCGAACTCGGTGACCCCGCACCCGTGCCCGGGGACGTCGTCAGCGTGGCCTACGGGCGATTCGCCGAACCAGGTCCGGCCGGCGACTTCGCGAACAGCGCGTACGAGTACAACCTGGCCGATTATGCGATGGGCCGGGCGCACAACGGCGTACAGCTGAATCCGCGGCAGCGGGAGTTCGCCGCGGTGAAGGCGAGTTATGCGGCCGATACGGATGAGGCCCGGGTGGCGGCGACCAGTCATTGGGCCCGGCCGGCGGGTGTGACGCTCGACTACGCGGTGCCGCCCACTGGTGCGCGGGAGCTGACCGCCAGGTTGCCCTTCCAGCGGACCGAGTTCTACCTCGCCAAAGGGCTCGAGTGGTCCTCGGGCTTGGTGACATTCAGCGAGCCTGATCGCATCGTCGGCACCTGGCTGTTCAGCTCGGAGCGATCGACCTATCAGCCGGGTCGGACCTATCTGGAGGACTGGAACAAGGGGGTGCTCGGGCCGCGTCTGACGCAGGGCCCGATCTGGCCGAACGGGCTGGCTCGTGGCGCGCAGCGAGCGGGCGATCGGCTGCTGGTCGGGCTCAGCCTGCGTTCGGACAACAGCCCGTTGCACATGAACGAGCCCAAGTTCCCGGCCGGATCCGCCCGGCTCTACCGCAACGGCGAACTGGTGCGCGACTGGCCGACCGCCGCCTATATCGGGATCGACGTGCCGCCGGGCGAAGCGTCGTACCGGCTGGAAAGTCGTTTGGCGGTGAAGGGCACGCAGGTGTCGACCAAGATCGACAGCGCCTGGACATTTCGCTCGGCCCACGTCGACGGCATCGCGTCATTGCCGTTCCTGGCGGTGCATTTCAAGCCGCGACTGGACGAGCGGAATCGGGCCCGGGCAGGCGAGCTCGTCATCCCGATCTCCGTGCAACGTCAGCCGGGAGCGCCGGCGGTACGGGTGCAGGCGCTGACCGTCGACGTGTCGACCGACGACGGTCAGACCTGGCAATCCGCGAAGGTGGTGCGAGCGGGTGACGGGTGGCTGGCGAGGGTGACGAACCCGCCCGGCGCGGCCGTGTCGTTGCGCGCAGTCGCGAAAGACGCCGAGGGAAACCAAGTGGAGCAGACGATCATCCGCGGGTATCGCGTGAGTTGA
- a CDS encoding SDR family NAD(P)-dependent oxidoreductase, whose protein sequence is MERRALVTGAGSGIGAACVRRLVAEGMDVIAVDADSERLAALAADVRVETVTADLSDLEGLAALPTDVDVLVNNAGVQQVAPVEQFPPERFGYILRLMLESPFRLIRQTLPHMYGRGWGRVVNISSVHGLRASPFKAAYVAAKHGLEGLSKVVALEGAPHGVTSNCVNPAYVRTPLVTAQLADQAASHGLTEAEVLEKVLLAPLAVKRLIEPAEVAELVAMLCGPASNSLTGTSLVLDGGWTAH, encoded by the coding sequence ATGGAACGACGAGCGTTGGTGACGGGGGCCGGGTCCGGGATCGGCGCTGCCTGTGTTCGGCGATTGGTGGCCGAGGGCATGGACGTGATCGCCGTCGACGCGGATTCGGAACGGCTGGCGGCGCTTGCGGCCGACGTACGGGTCGAGACCGTCACGGCGGACTTGAGCGATCTGGAGGGACTGGCTGCGCTGCCGACGGATGTTGACGTACTGGTGAATAACGCTGGCGTTCAACAGGTAGCGCCGGTTGAGCAGTTCCCGCCGGAGCGGTTCGGGTACATCTTGCGCCTGATGCTCGAGTCCCCGTTCCGCCTGATCCGGCAGACCCTGCCCCACATGTACGGCAGAGGCTGGGGGCGGGTCGTCAATATCTCGTCCGTGCACGGGTTGCGCGCCAGCCCGTTCAAGGCGGCGTACGTCGCGGCGAAGCACGGGTTGGAGGGCCTGAGCAAGGTGGTAGCCCTCGAAGGCGCTCCGCACGGCGTGACCAGCAACTGCGTCAACCCGGCGTACGTCCGTACCCCTCTGGTGACCGCACAACTGGCCGACCAAGCCGCGAGCCACGGTCTGACCGAGGCCGAGGTGCTCGAAAAGGTGCTGCTGGCGCCGCTCGCGGTCAAGCGGCTGATCGAACCCGCCGAGGTCGCGGAGCTGGTCGCCATGCTCTGCGGACCCGCGTCGAACTCACTCACGGGGACCTCACTCGTACTCGACGGCGGCTGGACCGCCCACTAA
- a CDS encoding tannase/feruloyl esterase family alpha/beta hydrolase, with protein sequence MKRLSRAVLAVLSLTALVIPVQASAAPSGAQSCDSVANPAVPGAKVLSTTAVPKPGGDVEFPPEWGVPPIKDVPPFCEVKVMLTHPGAGDRVMVRLWLPLTGWNGRFQALGGGGFSMYDGDGSIALAVKSGYAAAQTDGGVGFDFENPSKWALDDKGRVNRELLKNFAYRSLHDLAVAGKAVTASYYGKAASYSYWSGCSTGGRQGMMNVQRYPDDYDGVNAAAPAINWTRFVMADLWPHVVMNAEGVYPSGCEFAAFRQAAIEKCDPDDGLVDGIVRDPATCRFDPHTLVGKQVECKGQTFTITKAEADVVRKIWAGPKTWYGAQLWPGFDPSTDLTATASTTTRPDGTTTAGRAFQISENWAKYFLKKDPSFDIKTIGYREFEQLFRQSYLEYNQIIGAEDVDLTAFRNSGGKVVTWHGTEDSLIHWGGTVDYRERVERRMGGAAKVDQFYRVFLAPGAEHCGPAAGAAPIDPLAPVVDWVEKGKAPETIAAATFTGATRDLCRYPLKSHYNGTGDPRQSTSYTCR encoded by the coding sequence ATGAAACGCCTATCGCGAGCAGTGCTGGCGGTCCTGTCACTCACCGCGCTTGTCATACCCGTCCAGGCCTCGGCTGCGCCATCAGGCGCGCAGTCCTGCGATTCAGTCGCGAATCCGGCCGTGCCCGGAGCCAAGGTCCTCAGCACCACCGCAGTGCCCAAACCCGGCGGCGATGTCGAGTTCCCGCCGGAGTGGGGTGTGCCACCGATCAAGGACGTGCCGCCGTTCTGTGAGGTCAAGGTCATGCTCACGCACCCCGGCGCAGGTGACCGCGTCATGGTGCGGCTCTGGCTGCCGCTGACCGGGTGGAACGGCCGCTTCCAGGCGCTTGGCGGTGGCGGCTTCTCGATGTACGACGGTGATGGTTCGATCGCCCTCGCGGTGAAGAGCGGCTACGCGGCCGCTCAGACCGACGGTGGCGTCGGCTTTGACTTCGAGAATCCGTCGAAGTGGGCGCTGGACGACAAGGGCCGCGTCAATCGCGAGCTCCTGAAGAACTTCGCGTACCGGTCCCTGCACGACTTGGCTGTGGCAGGTAAGGCCGTGACCGCGTCCTACTACGGCAAGGCGGCCAGCTATTCGTACTGGAGCGGCTGCTCGACCGGCGGCCGCCAGGGCATGATGAACGTGCAGCGTTATCCCGACGACTACGACGGGGTCAACGCGGCGGCGCCCGCGATCAACTGGACCAGATTCGTGATGGCCGATCTCTGGCCGCACGTGGTGATGAACGCCGAGGGCGTCTACCCGAGCGGCTGCGAGTTCGCCGCGTTCCGCCAGGCCGCGATCGAGAAGTGCGATCCGGATGACGGCCTGGTCGACGGCATCGTTCGCGACCCCGCCACGTGCCGGTTCGACCCGCACACCCTGGTCGGCAAACAGGTGGAGTGCAAGGGTCAGACCTTCACCATCACCAAGGCCGAGGCGGATGTCGTGCGCAAGATCTGGGCCGGCCCGAAGACCTGGTACGGCGCTCAGCTCTGGCCCGGGTTCGACCCCAGCACCGACCTGACCGCCACCGCGAGCACGACCACCCGGCCGGACGGTACGACGACCGCTGGGCGTGCGTTCCAGATCTCCGAGAACTGGGCCAAGTACTTCCTCAAGAAGGACCCATCCTTCGATATCAAGACCATCGGCTATCGCGAGTTCGAGCAGCTGTTCCGGCAGTCCTACCTCGAGTACAACCAGATCATCGGCGCCGAGGACGTCGACCTGACCGCCTTCCGGAATTCCGGCGGCAAGGTGGTCACCTGGCACGGCACCGAGGACTCGCTGATCCACTGGGGCGGCACGGTGGATTACCGCGAGCGAGTCGAACGGCGAATGGGCGGCGCGGCCAAGGTGGACCAGTTCTACCGCGTCTTCCTCGCACCGGGCGCCGAGCATTGCGGCCCGGCCGCGGGCGCGGCTCCGATCGACCCGCTGGCCCCGGTCGTCGACTGGGTCGAGAAGGGCAAAGCACCGGAAACGATCGCCGCCGCGACCTTCACCGGCGCCACCCGCGACCTCTGCCGCTACCCCCTCAAGTCCCACTACAACGGCACTGGCGACCCCCGCCAATCCACCAGCTACACCTGCCGCTAA